Within Sphingobium sp. KCTC 72723, the genomic segment CACATGTATGACACCGTCAAGGGGTCCGACTGGCTGGGTGATCAGGACGCGATCGAATATATGGTGCGCGAAGCGCCTGCCGCCGTGATCGAGTTGGAACATGCCGGTGTGCCGTTCAGCCGGAACGAGGACGGGACGATCTATCAGCGGCCCTTTGGCGGTCATATGCAGAATATGGGTGCTGGCCCGCCGGTGCAGCGCACCTGTGCTGCCGCCGACCGTACCGGCCATGCCATGCTGCACGCGCTCTATCAGCAGTCGCTGAAATATGACGCCGACTTCTACATCGAATATTTCGCCATCGACCTGATCATGGAAAATGGCGAATGTCGCGGCGTGATCGCGCTGTGCATGGAAGATGGCTCGATCCATCGCTTCCGCAGCCACGCGGTCGTGCTGGCGACGGGCGGCTATGGCCGCGCCTATTTCTCGGCCACATCGGCGCACAGCTGCACCGGCGACGGCGGCGGCATGGTGCTGCGCGCGGGCCTGCCTTTGCAGGATCTGGAATTTGTGCAGTTCCACCCGACCGGCATTTACGGCGCGGGCGTGCTGATCACCGAAGGCGCGCGGGGCGAGGGCGGCTACCTCACCAACTCCGAAGGCGAGCGTTTCATGGAACGCTATGCCCCCTCGGCCAAGGATCTGGCGTCGCGCGACGTCGTGTCCCGCTCGATGGCGATGGAAATGCGCGAAGGGCGTGGCGTTGGGGAGCATAAGGATCATATCTTCCTGCACCTCGACCATATCGATCCCAAGGTATTGGCCGAACGCCTGCCCGGCATCACTGAAAGCGGCAAGATTTTCGCGGGCGTGGACCTCACCCGCCAGCCGTTGCCGGTGACCCCGACCGTTCACTACAACATGGGCGGCATTCCCTGTAACTATCATGGCCAGGTCGTGACCAAGGTCGGCGACGATCCCGAAGTGATCGTGCCGGGCCTGTTCTCGGTCGGCGAAGCGGCCTGCGTGTCGGTCCATGGCGCCAACCGCCTCGGCTCCAACTCACTGATCGACCTTGTCGTGTTCGGGCGGGCCACGGGCCTGTTCCTCAAGGACAATCTCAAGCCCAACGCACCGCACAAGCCGTTGCCTGCCGACGCGGCCGATCTGGCGCTCTCGCGCCTCGACCACTACCGCAACGCCAGCGGCAGCACGCCGACGGCGGACATCCGTCTCGACATGCAGCGGACCATGCAAAAGCACGCTGCCGTGTTCCGCGACAGCGCGCTATTGTCGGAAGGTGTCACGCAGATGCAGGCCGTCAACAAGCGGTTGCAGGACGTCAAGGTTTCGGATCGCTCGCTGATCTGGAACACCGACCTTATCGAGACGCTCGAACTCGACAATCTGATGTGTCAGGCGATCTGCACGATGGAAGGCGCCGAAGCGCGCAAGGAATCGCGCGGCGCCCATGCGCACGAAGATTTCCCGAATCGCGACGACGATAACTGGATGAAGCACACCATCAGCTGGTTCGACGGCTGGGGCGGTTCGGGCGGCAAGGTGACGCTCGATTATCGTCCAGTCCACGACTATACGATGACCGACGAAGCGGAATATGTGAAGCCCAAGGCGCGCGTATACTGATCCGCGATCGGGATTGAGACATGGAAAAGGGCGGGCCGCAGGGTCCGCCCTTTTTTATTGCAATTTTGGTGGATGATCCGCGCGTTGATGCAGGATGCGGACTATTTCGATGCCCGTCCCGCCATGACGATAATAAATATTGTGCCGTTCAACGCGGAATTTGCGGTATCTGCTGCGAACATCGTTGATTGGGCTGCCAATGCCGGGAAAAGCAGCGATCAGGTCAATCGCATCGGCAATCGCAACCAGATAGGCCTTGGCTTGCGACGCGCTCCACTCCGCTTGCGTATAAGTCGAGCTTTCCGTCAGATCATGTTCGGCAGCAACTGCAAAACTGACGGCAATTCTCACGTCTCTGGAAACCGGCGATCAATCCACGCGCGCATATCAAAATCGGGCAGCACGCCACTTTCTTCACCTGCGATCAACGCCGCTCGCAGGCTCTCCAGCTTTTCCTCTTCCATTTCCAGCAGTCGCAGGCCCGCACGCACGACCTCGCTGGTCGATCCGAACCGGCCCTCGGCTACCTTGCGCTCGGCAAAGGCACGAAAATGATCGCTCAGGGCGACGGATGTAGATTTGCTCATCGCGACATATTACCCGATTTGGGTAACCGCTTCAACCAAAGGGCAACAGCCCGTCATACACGTCCAGCCCTGGCTTCCCCGCCACTGCAACCCCCTGCCGCAACAGAAAGGCATGGCGCACGATCTCGGCCTGCTGCTCGATGCCATAGCACTCGAACGGCCGCCCCGGCACGACATCATAGCCATAGCGGCAAAAGGGATGGCGCATAAGCGGCAACCACCATTTGCCCGACCGCTGCGCCTGCCACACATGCGTCATCTCATGGATGAAATGCCCCTGAATATGCAGCGGGCTTTCGCAAAAATCCGCGCAGAACAAGCCGCCTTTGGGATGAAACCACAGGTCGCCATCGGGGGCCATCGTCACGCCGCGCGGCTGTAACGGCCACCATTTGGCTTCATGCACCCGCACCCGTCCATAATCGATCGCGGCCCCGAACATAGCCCACGCCAGGGCGACTTCATCGGACGTGAGGCACCGGCTGCTCAATGGCCGTCATGCTCGCCCGGCTTGGCCTCCGCCGCGCCCCCATCCGCGCTCGCGCCTGCTGCTTCGGGCTTGCGGATCACGGCGTCCACCAGCAATCGGTCGCCATTGCTCATCAAAAACGTCATCTGCATCTTGCCCCGCCCGATCGCGGTGTCATTGACGCCCCACAGCATCAGATGCTTGCCGCCCGGCGCGAAAGCGACCTCGCTTTTGGGTGGCACGTCCACGCTGTCGATCGGCTTCATCGTCATGACGCCGCCTTCCTGCACGCTTTCATGCATTTCCACCTTGAGCGCATAGTCGGTCAGCACGCCGCGCAACTGCACCCCCGCGTCGCCGCCATGCACCACGAAATAGCCGGCCGACGGCGTTTCCTTGTTGGGGGAAAGGCGAATCCATGCCTGATCGACATAGCTGGGTGCCGGGTCGCCGCACGCGCTGAGCGCAAGGGGCAGGGCCAGCGGCGCCACAAGGGCGATAAGGGCGAAGGGCGCGCGCATTGGTCACTCCATGACTGTCTCGTTTCCGGTCGATGACACAGGTAATGAACGCTGGTTCTTGTGCCAAGCAAAAGCACGCCTATATGCCCGATGCAGACCGGCCTTGCCTTGGCGCTTTCGTGAGGTATGGGGCCGTCAACCGCTGAATGAAATTTGGGGTTCAAAGAGGACACAATGGCAAAAGTAATTGGTATCGACCTTGGCACCACCAACAGCTGCATCGCCGTGATGGACGGCGGTAAGCCCAAGGTTATCGAAAATGCAGAAGGTGCGCGCACCACGCCGTCGATCGTCGCCTTCGCCAAGGATGGCGAGCGTCTGATCGGTCAGCCGGCCAAGCGTCAGGCCGTCACCAACGGCGACAACACGATCTTTGCGGTCAAGCGCTTGATCGGCCGCCGCTTCGACGATCCCATGACCAAGAAGGACATGGAACTCGTACCGTATGACATTGCAAAGGGTCCGAACGGCGACGCATGGGTCAAGGCCGGTGGCGAAGATTACAGCCCGTCGCAGATCAGCGCCTTCATCCTGCAAAAGATGAAGGAAACCGCCGAATCCTATCTGGGTGAAACGGTTACGCAGGCAGTCATCACCGTTCCTGCCTATTTCAACGACGCCCAGCGCCAGGCGACCAAGGACGCCGGCCAGATCGCCGGTCTTGAAGTGCTGCGCATCATCAATGAACCGACGGCGGCGGCGCTGGCCTATGGCCTGGACAAGCAGGACGGCAAGACGATTGCGGTCTATGACCTTGGCGGCGGCACGTTCGACATCTCGATTCTCGAAATCGGCGATGGCGTGTTCGAAGTGAAGTCGACCAACGGCGACACTTTCCTTGGCGGCGAAGATTTCGATGCCAAGGTCGTGCAATTCCTGGCCGACGACTTCAAAAAGACCGAAAGCATCGACCTGACCAAGGACAAGCTTGCCCTCCAGCGTCTGAAGGAAGCCGCTGAAAAGGCGAAGATCGAGCTGTCCTCGGCCCAGTCGACCGAAGTCAATCTGCCCTTCATCACTGCCGACCAGAACGGTCCCAAGCATCTGGTCAAGACGATCACCCGCGCCGATCTGGAGCGTCTGGTCGCTGACCTGATCAAGCGGACGATGGAACCGTGCAAGAAGGCAATGGCCGACGCTGGCGTTTCGGCGAGCGAGATCAGCGAAGTCGTTCTGGTCGGCGGCATGACCCGTATGCCTAAGGTGCGCGAAGCCGTGAAGGAATTCTTCGGCAAGGAACCGCACACCGGCGTCAACCCTGACGAAGTGGTCGCTATGGGCGCCGCCATTCAGGCAGGCGTGTTGCAGGGCGACGTCAAGGACGTGCTGCTGCTGGACGTGACCCCGCTGTCGCTGGGCATCGAAACGCTGGGCGGCGTGTTCACGCGCATGATCGACCGTAACACGACGATCCCTGCCAAGAAGTCGCAGATGTATTCGACGGCCGACGACAATCAGCAGGCCGTGACGATCCGCGTGTTTCAGGGCGAACGGGAAATGGCGGCGGACAACAAGATCCTGGGCCAGTTCGACCTGCTCGGCATTCCGCCCGCACCGCGCGGCGTGCCGCAGATCGAAGTCACGTTCGACATCGACGCCAACGGCCTGGTCAACGTGTCGGCCAAGGATAAGGGTACTGGCAAGGAACAGCAGATCCGCATCCAGGCGTCGGGTGGCCTGAGCGATTCGGACATCGACCAGATGGTCAAGGATGCCGAACGCTTTGCCGAAGACGACAAGAAGCGTCGCGAATCGGCCGAAGCCAAGAACAACGCAGAAAGCCTGGTCCACACGACCGAAGCACAGCTGGCCGAACATGGCGACAAGGTCGATGCAGCCCTGAAGGGTGAGATCGAAACCGCAATCGCGGCGACCAAGTCCGCCATCGAAGGCGGCGACGCCGAAGCGATGAAGGCCAAGGCGGCGGAACTGGCGACCGTAGCCATGAAGCTGGGTCAGGCGATCTACGAGAAGGAGCAGGCTTCGGCTGCGGCTCCGGGCGGTGAAGCGCCCAAGGCCGACGACGATGTCGTCGATGCCGAATTCTCCGAAGTGGACGACAACAAGGCGTAAGCCGATGCTGCCTGTTCTCCGTCATTCCAGCGGAAGCTGGAATCTCTCTTCTTCTGCCCCGGTGCGAGAAGATAAGAGAGACCCCAGCGTTCGCTGGGGTGACGGAAAGGGGTCGCCGGGGGCGATATGACAACCGAAATCGACTATTATTCGCTGCTCGAAATCGAGCGCACCGCCGATGGTGCGCAGGTCAAGAGCGCCTATCGCAAGCTGGCGATGAAATATCACCCGGACAAGACCGGGGGATGCACCGACAGCGAAGCCAAGTTCAAGGCCGTGTCGCAGGCCTATGAGTGCCTGAAAGACCCGCAGAAGCGCGCGGCCTATGATCGCTTTGGCCATGCTGCCTACACGCAGCAGGAACAGGGCGGCGGCGGTCCGCGCCCCGGCGCGGGCGGCTTCTCCGACCTTGGCGACATATTCGAAACCATCTTCGGCCAGTCCGGCTTTGGCGGCGGTGGTGGCGGTCGCCAGCAGCAGCGCCGTGGTGCGGACCTGCGCTACGACCTCGAAATCAGCCTCGACGAAGCCTATCATGGCAAGCAGACCGAGATTCAGATCGAAGTGTCCACCGCCTGCGACACTTGCGAAGGGTCGGGCGCGCAGCCCGGCACCGGGGCCAAGACCTGCGGCACCTGCAAGGGCCATGGTCAGGTCCGGGCGCAGCAGGGCTTTTTCGTGGTCGAACGCACTTGCCCGTCCTGTCATGGCGCGGGCCAGGTTATCGAAAGCCCGTGCCGTTCCTGCCGGGGCGAAGGCCGGGTGGACAAGCCCAAGACGCTGTCGGTCAATATTCCCGCCGGCGTCGATGAAGGCACCCGCATCCGCCTGTCGGGTGAGGGCGAAGCGGGCGCGCGGGGCGCACCGGCTGGCGACCTCTACATCTTTCTGCATGTGAAGCGCCATTCGCTGTTCGAGCGGGACGGCACGACTCTGTTCTTCCGTGCGCCGGTCAGCTTCACCACGGCGGCGCTGGGCGGAACGATCGAAGTGCCGGGCCTTGATGGCGGACGGCATGAGATCAAAATTCCGGTCGGCATCCAGTCTGGCAAGCAGATTCGACAGCGCGGCGCAGGTATGCCGGTGCTGAACGGGCGTGGGCAGGGCGATCTCGTCGTCCAGATCGATGTGGAAACGCCGACGAAACTGACGTCCAAGCAAAAGGAATTGCTGGAAGCCTTCCGCGAAACCGAAACGGGCGAAGAATGTCCGCAATCGACAGGTTTTTTCAGTAAAATCAAAGACTTGTGGACAGATTGAAGTAATTGCTCACAACGCCAGCGCGGGCCGCTTAAATCCTCCCCTTGCAGGGGAGGATTTTCAGATCGATCGTCCCCGCCGCGCCCACCAGTAGAATGGCAGGCCCGCCGCCATCAGCAACAGGCTCGACCCGCTGGCCACGATCCCTGCGCCCCACAAAGTCCACAGCGCGTAACCCAGCCCAACGATCGCGACCGGAACGACCAGCCGGAACCGCATACTCGCCAGCGCACAGCCGACATAGAGCCACAAGGTCGCTGACGTCGCCAGCAACGCCATCGCCGTGAACAGCGCCACCAACCCCTGCAAGCTGTTGGCGATCAGCAACAGGCTCGCCAGCACCGTCGAGAGAATCAGCCCGCGCACCGGCGTTCCCTTGGGCGTAGTGCGCGCCAGCCAGCGCGGCAATTCGCCCGCCCGCGCCATCGCCAGCGGCACTTCCCCCATCAACAACGTCCAGCCGTTCAGCGCGCCAAGGCAACTGACGACCACGAAGATCGCGACATAGCGCGCCGGTTCCGCCGACCAGTAATGGCTGACGAACGCGCCGAAAGGCGACCCGGTCTGGGTTTGGGCGGCGGGCAGGGTCAGCGCTATCCCCGAACAGACGAACAGATAGATCAACCCTGTCGCTGCTGTCCCGATCAGCGTCGCACGCGGGATGGTGCGCGCCGGGTCGCGCACCTTGTCGGCGGCGACGCTGGCCGATTCGAACCCCATCAGCGCCCATAGCGTCAGCGCGGCCGACGCAGTGATGCCCGCGCCGGTAAAACCCTCCGCCGGGAAAGGCGCGACCTGCGCGCTGGCATCGGACAGGATCATCACCAGCAGGACCAGCACGACGAGGATCGGGATCAGCTTGACCACCATCGTGGCGATCTGCGTCATACCTGCCGCCCGCGCGCCGATCAGGCTGATTGCGGTCGTCGCCCACAGGAACCCGATCGAACAGAGCGCCCCCGCGCCGGGCCTGGCCAGTACCGGCAGGATGCTGGACAGGTTAGCCGTTGCTGCCACGGCAATGGTGACGTTGGTGATGATGATCGACAGCC encodes:
- the sdhA gene encoding succinate dehydrogenase flavoprotein subunit, giving the protein MTQAYKIIDHTYDTVVVGAGGSGLRATMGSAEAGLKTACITKLFPTRSHTVAAQGGIAASLGNNSPDHWTWHMYDTVKGSDWLGDQDAIEYMVREAPAAVIELEHAGVPFSRNEDGTIYQRPFGGHMQNMGAGPPVQRTCAAADRTGHAMLHALYQQSLKYDADFYIEYFAIDLIMENGECRGVIALCMEDGSIHRFRSHAVVLATGGYGRAYFSATSAHSCTGDGGGMVLRAGLPLQDLEFVQFHPTGIYGAGVLITEGARGEGGYLTNSEGERFMERYAPSAKDLASRDVVSRSMAMEMREGRGVGEHKDHIFLHLDHIDPKVLAERLPGITESGKIFAGVDLTRQPLPVTPTVHYNMGGIPCNYHGQVVTKVGDDPEVIVPGLFSVGEAACVSVHGANRLGSNSLIDLVVFGRATGLFLKDNLKPNAPHKPLPADAADLALSRLDHYRNASGSTPTADIRLDMQRTMQKHAAVFRDSALLSEGVTQMQAVNKRLQDVKVSDRSLIWNTDLIETLELDNLMCQAICTMEGAEARKESRGAHAHEDFPNRDDDNWMKHTISWFDGWGGSGGKVTLDYRPVHDYTMTDEAEYVKPKARVY
- a CDS encoding type II toxin-antitoxin system RelE/ParE family toxin; its protein translation is MRIAVSFAVAAEHDLTESSTYTQAEWSASQAKAYLVAIADAIDLIAAFPGIGSPINDVRSRYRKFRVERHNIYYRHGGTGIEIVRILHQRADHPPKLQ
- a CDS encoding type II toxin-antitoxin system ParD family antitoxin — encoded protein: MSKSTSVALSDHFRAFAERKVAEGRFGSTSEVVRAGLRLLEMEEEKLESLRAALIAGEESGVLPDFDMRAWIDRRFPET
- a CDS encoding vgr related protein, which encodes MSSRCLTSDEVALAWAMFGAAIDYGRVRVHEAKWWPLQPRGVTMAPDGDLWFHPKGGLFCADFCESPLHIQGHFIHEMTHVWQAQRSGKWWLPLMRHPFCRYGYDVVPGRPFECYGIEQQAEIVRHAFLLRQGVAVAGKPGLDVYDGLLPFG
- a CDS encoding copper chaperone PCu(A)C, whose protein sequence is MRAPFALIALVAPLALPLALSACGDPAPSYVDQAWIRLSPNKETPSAGYFVVHGGDAGVQLRGVLTDYALKVEMHESVQEGGVMTMKPIDSVDVPPKSEVAFAPGGKHLMLWGVNDTAIGRGKMQMTFLMSNGDRLLVDAVIRKPEAAGASADGGAAEAKPGEHDGH
- the dnaK gene encoding molecular chaperone DnaK, giving the protein MAKVIGIDLGTTNSCIAVMDGGKPKVIENAEGARTTPSIVAFAKDGERLIGQPAKRQAVTNGDNTIFAVKRLIGRRFDDPMTKKDMELVPYDIAKGPNGDAWVKAGGEDYSPSQISAFILQKMKETAESYLGETVTQAVITVPAYFNDAQRQATKDAGQIAGLEVLRIINEPTAAALAYGLDKQDGKTIAVYDLGGGTFDISILEIGDGVFEVKSTNGDTFLGGEDFDAKVVQFLADDFKKTESIDLTKDKLALQRLKEAAEKAKIELSSAQSTEVNLPFITADQNGPKHLVKTITRADLERLVADLIKRTMEPCKKAMADAGVSASEISEVVLVGGMTRMPKVREAVKEFFGKEPHTGVNPDEVVAMGAAIQAGVLQGDVKDVLLLDVTPLSLGIETLGGVFTRMIDRNTTIPAKKSQMYSTADDNQQAVTIRVFQGEREMAADNKILGQFDLLGIPPAPRGVPQIEVTFDIDANGLVNVSAKDKGTGKEQQIRIQASGGLSDSDIDQMVKDAERFAEDDKKRRESAEAKNNAESLVHTTEAQLAEHGDKVDAALKGEIETAIAATKSAIEGGDAEAMKAKAAELATVAMKLGQAIYEKEQASAAAPGGEAPKADDDVVDAEFSEVDDNKA
- the dnaJ gene encoding molecular chaperone DnaJ, encoding MTTEIDYYSLLEIERTADGAQVKSAYRKLAMKYHPDKTGGCTDSEAKFKAVSQAYECLKDPQKRAAYDRFGHAAYTQQEQGGGGPRPGAGGFSDLGDIFETIFGQSGFGGGGGGRQQQRRGADLRYDLEISLDEAYHGKQTEIQIEVSTACDTCEGSGAQPGTGAKTCGTCKGHGQVRAQQGFFVVERTCPSCHGAGQVIESPCRSCRGEGRVDKPKTLSVNIPAGVDEGTRIRLSGEGEAGARGAPAGDLYIFLHVKRHSLFERDGTTLFFRAPVSFTTAALGGTIEVPGLDGGRHEIKIPVGIQSGKQIRQRGAGMPVLNGRGQGDLVVQIDVETPTKLTSKQKELLEAFRETETGEECPQSTGFFSKIKDLWTD
- a CDS encoding amino acid permease: MGNMIGSGIFLLPASLAAFGWDAVAGWVFTIGGSMMLAFVIARLTVAMPDASASQMIARAFGPLAGFAIGWIYWLSIIITNVTIAVAATANLSSILPVLARPGAGALCSIGFLWATTAISLIGARAAGMTQIATMVVKLIPILVVLVLLVMILSDASAQVAPFPAEGFTGAGITASAALTLWALMGFESASVAADKVRDPARTIPRATLIGTAATGLIYLFVCSGIALTLPAAQTQTGSPFGAFVSHYWSAEPARYVAIFVVVSCLGALNGWTLLMGEVPLAMARAGELPRWLARTTPKGTPVRGLILSTVLASLLLIANSLQGLVALFTAMALLATSATLWLYVGCALASMRFRLVVPVAIVGLGYALWTLWGAGIVASGSSLLLMAAGLPFYWWARRGRSI